One Prunus dulcis chromosome 7, ALMONDv2, whole genome shotgun sequence DNA segment encodes these proteins:
- the LOC117634887 gene encoding protein SINE1: MGRSLSPILRRELENLDKDADSRRSAMKALKSYVKELDSKAIPMFLAQVSQTKETGSLSGECTISLYEVLARVHGVKIVPLINSIMATIIKTLASSAGSFPLQQACSKVVPAIARYGIDPTTPEDKKRNIIHSLCNPLSDSLLGSQESLTSGAALCLKALIDSDNWRFAADEMVNRVCQNVSGALEEKSTQTNAHMGLVMALAKRNATIVEPYARLLIQAGLRILNAGVVEGNSQKRLSAIQMVNFLMRCLDPWSILSELELIIEEMEKCQSDQMAYVKGAAFEALQTARRIGADKGSKLEKGPGSVCGSNFIRRGHSRRRNLSSASDQSPASMSPESQTLDSFVEYESLVESPISMSQASQNSIYDCRSVNRKLWSRENGVVDVSLKDGLFSEIARGSAYSNGYPENSGNNEFIKCEGDCTEEFAGFLQRNPRNGASRSTTTSPLRSRTPINVDNIIFNTPRRLVHSLQDPSNVYSKSSEKRARRFRSLSMSEFDWSPNARYDQEGYSHGVNYECGENGSFYAGDEQFQGGPESVSSTDGIPVDADLQASQEVVPENETEIQISGIKSARRKVAVKLLCGLSFALLAVAMPLLWINDQGERHEGYYLVPT, encoded by the exons ATGGGAAGGAGTTTAAGCCCAATACTAAGGCGTGAATTGGAAAATCTTGATAAAGATGCTGATAGTCGTAGATCAGCAatgaaagcactgaaatccTATGTGAAAGAATTGGATTCCAAGGCAATCCCAATGTTTCTTGCCCAAGTTTCTCAAACTAAAGAAACTGGTTCTTTGTCGGGAGAATGCACTATTTCACTATATGAAGTTCTTGCTCGTGTTCATGGTGTCAAGATAGTACCTCTGATAAACAGCATCATGGCCACCATAATCAAGACCTTGGCTTCAAGTGCAGGGTCTTTCCCTCTTCAACAAGCCTGCTCAAAGGTGGTCCCAGCTATTGCTAGATATGGGATTGACCCAACCACCCCTGAAGACAAGAAAAGGAACATTATTCATTCACTCTGCAATCCTCTGTCGGATTCTCTCTTGGGTTCTCAAGAGAGCTTGACTTCTGGAGCTGCACTTTGCTTAAAGGCTCTTATTGATTCGGATAATTGGCGTTTTGCTGCAGATGAGATGGTTAATAGAGTATGCCAGAATGTTTCTGGTGCTTTGGAGGAGAAGTCCACTCAGACAAATGCACACATGGGTCTGGTTATGGCTCTTGCAAAACGCAATGCTACAATTGTTGAACCATATGCTAGGTTGTTGATACAAGCAGGACTGCGGATATTGAATGCTGGTGTAGTGGAAGGGAATTCTCAGAAGCGGTTGTCAGCAATTCAAATGGTGAATTTCTTGATGAGATGCTTAGATCCTTGGAGCATTCTCTCTGAGCTTGAGTTGATAATTGAAGAAATGGAGAAGTGTCAATCTGATCAGATGGCTTATGTTAAAGGGGCTGCCTTTGAAGCTCTGCAAACTGCAAGGAGAATAGGCGCAGATAAAGgctcaaaacttgaaaaaggTCCTGGTTCTGTCTGTGGGTCAAATTTTATTAGGAGAGGCCACAGCAGGAGGAGAAACCTATCAAGTGCCAGTGATCAATCTCCTGCATCAATGTCACCCGAGTCACAGACCCTTGATTCCTTTGTTGAATATGAATCATTGGTTGAGTCACCTATTTCAATGAGTCAGGCTtctcaaaattcaatttatgATTGTAGGAGTGTAAACCGGAAGCTTTGGAGTCGTGAGAATGGAGTAGTTGATGTGTCTCTCAAGGATGGCTTGTTCTCAGAAATTGCTCGGGGTAGTGCGTACTCGAATGGATATCCAGAGAACTCTGGGAATAATGAATTCATCAAATGCGAAGGAGATTGCACAGAGGAATTTGCAGGGTTCCTGCAAAGAAATCCTAGGAATGGAGCATCAAGAAGCACCACAACCAGTCCTCTG AGGTCGCGCACTCCCATCAATGTTGACAACATCATCTTCAACACTCCTAGGAGGCTTGTTCACTCTCTTCAGGATCCAAGTAATGTCTACTCTAAGTCCTCTGAGAAACGAGCCAGAAGATTTAGAAGTTTATCCATGAGCGAATTTGATTGGAGCCCAAATGCCAGATATGACCAAGAAGGCTATTCACATGGTGTGAACTATGAATGCGGAGAGAATGGGAGCTTCTATGCTGGTGATGAGCAATTTCAAGGTGGCCCTGAATCGGTATCATCAACAGATGGCATTCCTGTGGATGCTGATTTGCAGGCGTCTCAGGAGGTCGTTCCAGAAAATGAAACAGAAATTCAAATCTCTGGCATAAAAAGTGCCCGTCGAAAGGTTGCTGTGAAATTGTTGTGTGGACTTTCGTTCGCACTACTTGCAGTAGCTATGCCACTACTTTGGATTAATGATCAAGGTGAAAGGCATGAAGGTTATTATCTTGTTCCAACTTAA
- the LOC117634888 gene encoding protein NDH-DEPENDENT CYCLIC ELECTRON FLOW 5: MSMAFSPFLLPNFSPLSTARAKHIDSSSYPTSLPSFSFLQLYKTNSNKTEFPVPKVASIPYQPINVDYLEEEFSGHGVIFKGIGDSCVAKMELENGSKAIMMLPSGLITSYKASMWHGGTVELLQASVSESEEKNEGAAAAAGVAIQGGVSLAFDCVSEDEQVSWSPTNWALHDIRGNPQQEIQVQLISTDSEDKVEIKYVITLKEDVLVSELVVSNSKSSSLQLTGSILSHLTVSSPDATYAVGLERSDFFSRLPILSSFGIIPPDFGLKNESQISKLWQQMAQKAFMPVWGPKTQNDDGNEAERNQRENEEEMKGEEDDNYKHLRDQMSRIYTSAPTDFTIIDRGRRNSVIVGRDGFDELYMFSPGSSHEDYGKYSYICVGQSAVLKPVIVGPNESWRGGQRLYNPNL; the protein is encoded by the exons ATGAGCATGGCTTTCAGTCCATTTTTGTTACCCAATTTCAGTCCTTTGTCCACTGCTAGGGCTAAACACATAGATTCTTCTTCTTACCCTACTTCTCTACCCTCTTTCAGTTTCTTGCAGCTCTACAAAACTAACAGCAACAAGACAGAATTCCCAGTTCCAAAAGTGGCTTCAATCCCATACCAACCCATCAATGTGGACTACTTGGAAGAAGAGTTCAGTGGCCATGGAGTGATATTCAAAGGCATTGGTGACAGCTGTGTGGCCAAGATGGAACTGGAGAATGGTAGTAAAGCCATCATGATGCTGCCAAGTGGCTTAATCACTTCCTACAAGGCTTCCATGTGGCATGGGGGCACGGTTGAATTGCTGCAGGCTTCAGTCTCTGAGTCAGAGGAGAAGAATGAAGGTGCTGCCGCTGCTGCTGGTGTTGCCATTCAAGGAGGGGTGTCTTTAGCCTTTGATTGTGTAAGTGAGGATGAACAAGTTTCATGGTCTCCAACAAATTGGGCTCTTCATGACATTAGAGGAAATCCTCAGCAAGAGATTCAG GTACAACTGATTAGCACTGATTCAGAGGACAAGGTTGAAATCAAATACGTTATCACCCTGAAAGAAGACGTCTTGGTCTCAGAGCTTGTGGTCTCTAACTCTAAATCTTCATCCCTCCAACTAACTGGGTCTATTTTAAGTCATCTGACAGTGAGCTCACCAGATGCAACTTATGCAGTTGGTTTGGAACGATCAGATTTCTTTAGCAGGTTGCCCATTTTGTCAAGTTTCGGGATAATCCCTCCCGACTTTGGCCTAAAAAATGAATCTCAGATCAGCAAACTATGGCAGCAAATGGCACAAAAAGCATTTATGCCTGTCTGGGGTCCAAAGACTCAAAACGATGATGGCAATGAAGCAGAGAGAAACcaaagagaaaatgaagaagaaatgaagGGTGAAGAAGATGACAACTACAAGCATTTAAGAGACCAAATGAGTCGAATATACACCAGCGCGCCTACCGACTTCACAATCATTGACAGG GGTAGAAGAAACTCTGTCATAGTAGGAAGAGATGGGTTTGATGAACTATACATGTTCAGTCCTGGCTCAAGTCATGAAGACTATGGCAAGTATTCATATATATGCGTCGGCCAATCGGCGGTTCTCAAGCCAGTAATTGTGGGTCCTAATGAATCATGGAGGGGTGGACAGCGCTTATACAACCCAAATCTTTAA
- the LOC117634397 gene encoding ADP-glucose phosphorylase produces MASSSSSDSSAPQTPQLRKDSVTNRWVIFSPARAKRPSDFKSKSPVNPNQQHQQQCPFCIGHEHECAPEIFRVPPDNPDWKLRVIQNLYPALSRDIPAAEEGNNSDSGRVVVNGFGFHDVVIETPVHSVQLSDLSPREIGEVLVTYTRRIKQLMSYDSIKYVQVFKNHGASAGASMSHSHSQIMALPVVPSAVATRLGSMKEYFDQTGKCSVCESNSKDLLIDVSAHFISIVPFAATFPFEMWIIPLDHSSHFHELDSEKAVELGGILKLVLRKMSLQLNNPPFNFMVQTSPLGDNASQLLYSHWFMQIVPQLSVVAGFEMGTGCYINPVFPEDAAKVLREVKVSPSE; encoded by the exons ATggcatcatcatcttcatcagaCTCTTCAGCTCCTCAAACCCCACAACTCAGAAAAGACTCCGTGACAAACCGGTGGGTGATATTCTCACCCGCCCGAGCCAAGCGACCTTCAGACTTCAAATCCAAGTCCCCTGTCAATCCCAACCAACAACACCAACAACAATGTCCCTTCTGCATCGGCCACGAGCACGAGTGTGCTCCCGAGATCTTCCGGGTCCCGCCGGACAACCCGGACTGGAAACTCCGGGTAATCCAGAACCTCTACCCCGCGCTCAGCAGAGACATCCCTGCTGCTGAAGAAGGAAATAACTCGGATTCGGGTCGGGTTGTGGTGAATGGGTTTGGGTTCCACGACGTAGTGATTGAGACCCCTGTTCATTCGGTTCAGCTTTCTGATTTGTCCCCGAGAGAGATCGGTGAGGTTCTTGTTACGTATACGAGGAGGATCAAGCAGCTTATGAGCTACGATTCCATCAAATACGTCCAG GTGTTTAAGAACCACGGTGCTTCAGCTGGGGCATCAATGAGTCACTCTCACAGTCAGATAATGGCTCTTCCAGTTGTTCCTTCTGCTGTTGCTACCCGACTTGGCAGTATGAAGGAGTATTTTGATCAGACTGGGAAATGTAGTGTCTGTGAATCTAACTCAAAGGATCTACTGATTGATGTTTCAGcccatttcatttcaattgtACCTTTTGCTGCTACATTTCCATTTGAGATGTGGATCATTCCTCTGGATCACTCTTCTCATTTCCATGAGCTAGATAGCGAGAAG GCAGTTGAACTTGGAGGGATCCTAAAACTCGTGCTTAGGAAGATGTCTTTGCAGTTGAACAATCCACCGTTTAATTTCATGGTTCAGACTTCTCCACTTGGGGATAATGCTTCACAGTTACTTTACTCCCATTGGTTCATGCAGATAGTTCCTCAATTAAGTGTTGTTGCTGGGTTTGAAATGGGAACTGGGTGTTACATAAACCCAGTCTTCCCAGAGGATGCTGCAAAAGTTTTGAGGGAAGTAAAAGTTTCACCTTCGGAGTGA